The following proteins come from a genomic window of Loxodonta africana isolate mLoxAfr1 chromosome 19, mLoxAfr1.hap2, whole genome shotgun sequence:
- the ZNF605 gene encoding zinc finger protein 605 isoform X1 has translation MIKSQVSFEDVAVDFTLEEWQLLNPSQKNLYRDVMLENYSNIVFLGYQIIKPNAIFKMEQGEEPWIVHEEMISQNFSEVWLDNNHNMRHQDNQDKLKSMERCHEYDVLGKIFHSSINFAHLGVRAHKYGTGGKSLKHPFDLIIPKSHCGRMQLDDFNKKLLFHIKSERTHDGIKYCDCNKCRQANSKESWLITNHVIHRGVYLCMECGKVFNKRSQLIIHQRTHTGEKPYQCSECGKAFSQKSLLTIHQRTHSGEKPYGCGECQKAFSRKSLLMLHQRTHTGEKPYGCSECGKAFSRKSQLKRHQITHTIEKPYGCSDCGKAFSQKIKLITHQRTHTGEKPYKCNECGKAFFWKSQLITHQRTHTGKKPYACSECKKAFSRNSLLIRHQRIHTGEKPYECNECGEAFIRKPQLIKHQITHTGEKNYQCSNCEEAFFKKSELIRHQKIHLGEKPYGCVECGKTFFGKSQLQTHQRTHTGEKPYECSECGKAFTQKSSLVSHQRTHTGEKPYECGECRKTFSEKSSLIHHQRTHTGEKPFECGECRKAFAWKPQLIRHQRIHTGEKPYECSECGKAFVQKVQLIKHQRNHTGEKTYGCSDCGKAFFEKAQLTIHQRIHTGERPYECDECAKSFTRKSHLMRHQRIHTGEKYYGCNECGTTLNRKSQLTIHQKNHIM, from the exons ATGATCAAGTCACAG GTATCATTTGAGGATGTGGCTGTGGATTTCACATTGGAGGAATGGCAGCTGCTTAATCCTTCTCAAAAGAACTTATACAGAGATGTGATGCTGGAGAACTACAGCAATATAGTTTTCTTGG GGTATCAAATTATCAAACCAAATGCAATTTTCAAGATGGAACAAGGAGAGGAACCATGGATAGTACACGAAGAAATGATAAGTCAAAACTTTTCAG aagTCTGGCTAGATAATAATCACAATATGAGGCACCAGGATAATCAAGACAAGCTTAAAAGTATGGAGAGATGCCATGAATATGATGTTTTGGGGAAAATATTTCATTCAAGCATAAACTTTGCTCATTTAGGAGTGAGAGCCCATAAATATGGCACAGGTGGAAAAAGTTTAAAACATCCTTTCGATTTAATTATTCCAAAAAGTCACTGTGGAAGAATGCAACTTGATGATTTCAATAAGAAGTTATTATTCCATATCAAATCTGAGAGAACTCATGATGGAATAAAATACTGTGATTGCAATAAATGCAGACAAGCCAACAGTAAAGAGTCATGGCTTATCACAAACCATGTAATACACAGAGGAGTGTACTTATGCATGGAATGTGGCAAAGTTTTTAATAAGAGGTCACAGCTTATTATACATCAGAGAACACACACAGGAGAGAAGCCCTACCaatgcagtgaatgtgggaaagccttctcACAGAAGTCGTTGCTCACTATACATCAAAGGACTCATTCAGGAGAAAAACCATATGGGTGTGGTGAATGTCAAAAAGCTTTCAGTAGAAAGTCCTTGCTCATGTTACATCAGAGAACtcatacaggagagaaaccctatggatgcagtgaatgtggaaaagccttcagcAGGAAGTCACAGCTTAAAAGACATCAGATAACCCATACAATAGAGAAACCCTATGGATGCAGTGACTGTGGGAAAGCTTTCTCCCAGAAAATAAAGCTTATTACACATCAGAGAACtcatacaggagagaaaccctataaatgcaatgaatgtgggaaagccttctttTGGAAGTCACAGCTTATTACTCATCAGAGGACACACACAGGGAAGAAACCCTATGCATGTAGTGAGTGTAAGAAAGCCTTCAGCAGGAATTCACTCCTCATTAGACATCAGAGGattcacacaggagagaaaccctatgaatgcaATGAATGTGGGGAAGCCTTCATCAGAAAGCCACAGCTTATTAAACACCAGATAACTCATACAGGAGAGAAAAACTATCAATGTAGTAATTGTGAAGAGGCCTTCTTTAAGAAGTCAGAGCTAATTAGACATCAAAAAATCCATTtaggagagaaaccctatggatGTGTTGAATGTGGAAAAACCTTCTTTGGGAAGTCACAGCTCCAAACACATCAGAGAACACATACTggagaaaaaccttatgaatgtagtgaatgtgggaaagccttcactCAGAAGTCAAGCCTGGTATCACATCAGaggacacacacaggggaaaaaccctatgaatgtggTGAATGCCGGAAAACCTTCAGTGAGAAGTCAAgtctcattcatcatcaaagaaCCCACACAGGGGAAAAACCCTTTGAATGTGGCGAATGTAGGAAGGCTTTTGCCTGGAAGCCACAGCTCATTCggcatcagagaattcatacgggggagaaaccttatgaatgcagtgaatgtgggaaagcatttGTTCAAAAAGTGCAGCTTATTAAACATCAGAGAAATCACACAGGAGAGAAAACCTATGGATGCAGTGATTGTGGAAAAGCTTTTTTTGAGAAGGCACAGCTCACTatacatcagagaattcatacagGAGAGAGACCCTATGAATGTGATGAATGTGCAAAGTCTTTCACTAGAAAGTCACACCTCATGAggcatcagagaattcatacagGAGAAAAATACTATGGATGCAATGAATGTGGGACCACCTTAAACAGGAAGTCACAGCTAACGATACATCAGAAAAATCATATAATGTAG
- the ZNF605 gene encoding zinc finger protein 605 isoform X2 — translation MIKSQVSFEDVAVDFTLEEWQLLNPSQKNLYRDVMLENYSNIVFLEVWLDNNHNMRHQDNQDKLKSMERCHEYDVLGKIFHSSINFAHLGVRAHKYGTGGKSLKHPFDLIIPKSHCGRMQLDDFNKKLLFHIKSERTHDGIKYCDCNKCRQANSKESWLITNHVIHRGVYLCMECGKVFNKRSQLIIHQRTHTGEKPYQCSECGKAFSQKSLLTIHQRTHSGEKPYGCGECQKAFSRKSLLMLHQRTHTGEKPYGCSECGKAFSRKSQLKRHQITHTIEKPYGCSDCGKAFSQKIKLITHQRTHTGEKPYKCNECGKAFFWKSQLITHQRTHTGKKPYACSECKKAFSRNSLLIRHQRIHTGEKPYECNECGEAFIRKPQLIKHQITHTGEKNYQCSNCEEAFFKKSELIRHQKIHLGEKPYGCVECGKTFFGKSQLQTHQRTHTGEKPYECSECGKAFTQKSSLVSHQRTHTGEKPYECGECRKTFSEKSSLIHHQRTHTGEKPFECGECRKAFAWKPQLIRHQRIHTGEKPYECSECGKAFVQKVQLIKHQRNHTGEKTYGCSDCGKAFFEKAQLTIHQRIHTGERPYECDECAKSFTRKSHLMRHQRIHTGEKYYGCNECGTTLNRKSQLTIHQKNHIM, via the exons ATGATCAAGTCACAG GTATCATTTGAGGATGTGGCTGTGGATTTCACATTGGAGGAATGGCAGCTGCTTAATCCTTCTCAAAAGAACTTATACAGAGATGTGATGCTGGAGAACTACAGCAATATAGTTTTCTTGG aagTCTGGCTAGATAATAATCACAATATGAGGCACCAGGATAATCAAGACAAGCTTAAAAGTATGGAGAGATGCCATGAATATGATGTTTTGGGGAAAATATTTCATTCAAGCATAAACTTTGCTCATTTAGGAGTGAGAGCCCATAAATATGGCACAGGTGGAAAAAGTTTAAAACATCCTTTCGATTTAATTATTCCAAAAAGTCACTGTGGAAGAATGCAACTTGATGATTTCAATAAGAAGTTATTATTCCATATCAAATCTGAGAGAACTCATGATGGAATAAAATACTGTGATTGCAATAAATGCAGACAAGCCAACAGTAAAGAGTCATGGCTTATCACAAACCATGTAATACACAGAGGAGTGTACTTATGCATGGAATGTGGCAAAGTTTTTAATAAGAGGTCACAGCTTATTATACATCAGAGAACACACACAGGAGAGAAGCCCTACCaatgcagtgaatgtgggaaagccttctcACAGAAGTCGTTGCTCACTATACATCAAAGGACTCATTCAGGAGAAAAACCATATGGGTGTGGTGAATGTCAAAAAGCTTTCAGTAGAAAGTCCTTGCTCATGTTACATCAGAGAACtcatacaggagagaaaccctatggatgcagtgaatgtggaaaagccttcagcAGGAAGTCACAGCTTAAAAGACATCAGATAACCCATACAATAGAGAAACCCTATGGATGCAGTGACTGTGGGAAAGCTTTCTCCCAGAAAATAAAGCTTATTACACATCAGAGAACtcatacaggagagaaaccctataaatgcaatgaatgtgggaaagccttctttTGGAAGTCACAGCTTATTACTCATCAGAGGACACACACAGGGAAGAAACCCTATGCATGTAGTGAGTGTAAGAAAGCCTTCAGCAGGAATTCACTCCTCATTAGACATCAGAGGattcacacaggagagaaaccctatgaatgcaATGAATGTGGGGAAGCCTTCATCAGAAAGCCACAGCTTATTAAACACCAGATAACTCATACAGGAGAGAAAAACTATCAATGTAGTAATTGTGAAGAGGCCTTCTTTAAGAAGTCAGAGCTAATTAGACATCAAAAAATCCATTtaggagagaaaccctatggatGTGTTGAATGTGGAAAAACCTTCTTTGGGAAGTCACAGCTCCAAACACATCAGAGAACACATACTggagaaaaaccttatgaatgtagtgaatgtgggaaagccttcactCAGAAGTCAAGCCTGGTATCACATCAGaggacacacacaggggaaaaaccctatgaatgtggTGAATGCCGGAAAACCTTCAGTGAGAAGTCAAgtctcattcatcatcaaagaaCCCACACAGGGGAAAAACCCTTTGAATGTGGCGAATGTAGGAAGGCTTTTGCCTGGAAGCCACAGCTCATTCggcatcagagaattcatacgggggagaaaccttatgaatgcagtgaatgtgggaaagcatttGTTCAAAAAGTGCAGCTTATTAAACATCAGAGAAATCACACAGGAGAGAAAACCTATGGATGCAGTGATTGTGGAAAAGCTTTTTTTGAGAAGGCACAGCTCACTatacatcagagaattcatacagGAGAGAGACCCTATGAATGTGATGAATGTGCAAAGTCTTTCACTAGAAAGTCACACCTCATGAggcatcagagaattcatacagGAGAAAAATACTATGGATGCAATGAATGTGGGACCACCTTAAACAGGAAGTCACAGCTAACGATACATCAGAAAAATCATATAATGTAG